One genomic window of Amphiura filiformis chromosome 3, Afil_fr2py, whole genome shotgun sequence includes the following:
- the LOC140147880 gene encoding glyoxylate/hydroxypyruvate reductase B-like isoform X1, translating to MASTKYYILFDKLNTPARNLLKETCELVPITDYMQEPDRYAEKIDGIFRLTGSPLITKCMSDESLLNKMPNVKVAISIGAGTDCFNLPMLWKKGIRVATTGKLNLGVTAELGFMLLMASARNLKQAMVAAASPESFNMFRLNNNGVRLLGSTLGIIGMGSVGYFVAEKAAAFKMNILYHNRTRRSQEDENKVQAKYCETIEKLLSQSDFVMLCVPLTDHTKYLIGAKELKLMKPSAVLINISRGDVVDQDALVKALQAGAIGGAALDVTTPEPLPADHPLLHMPNVIVTPHYAGATKEVLQELLSTGVTNLLAGLKGNPMPNELECPHSLATCSSQPMQ from the coding sequence ATGGCTTCAACTAAATATTACATTCTTTTTGACAAACTGAATACTCCCGCTCGCAACTTGCTGAAGGAAACCTGTGAGTTAGTTCCCATCACTGACTATATGCAGGAACCAGATCGATATGCAGAGAAGATAGATGGAATCTTCAGACTAACAGGTTCTCCTCTAATAACAAAATGTATGAGTGATGAAAGTTTGCTCAATAAGATGCCAAATGTCAAAGTAGCCATTTCAATTGGAGCGGGAACGGATTGTTTTAACCTACCCATGTTGTGGAAGAAAGGCATACGTGTTGCCACGACCGGCAAACTAAATTTGGGTGTTACCGCAGAGCTTGGGTTCATGCTTCTGATGGCATCAGCTAGAAATCTGAAGCAAGCTATGGTCGCAGCAGCTTCACCAGAAAGTTTTAACATGTTCCGTTTGAATAATAATGGTGTACGTTTGCTAGGATCGACACTAGGCATTATTGGAATGGGCTCTGTTGGATATTTTGTGGCTGAAAAAGCAGCAGCTTTTAAAATGAATATCTTGTATCATAATCGTACACGTAGAAGCCAAGAAGATGAGAACAAGGTACAGGCCAAATATTGCGAGACGATAGAAAAGCTGCTCAGCCAATCAGATTTTGTTATGTTGTGCGTACCTCTTACCGATCACACAAAATATCTCATCGGAGCAAAGGAGCTTAAGCTTATGAAACCTAGTGCAGTCCTTATTAACATAAGTCGAGGTGATGTAGTGGATCAGGATGCGCTGGTGAAAGCTCTCCAAGCGGGTGCTATTGGTGGCGCTGCATTGGATGTTACGACCCCTGAACCACTGCCAGCTGACCATCCATTACTGCATATGCCCAATGTTATTGTTACACCGCACTATGCTGGTGCAACTAAGGAAGTTTTGCAAGAGCTATTGAGCACTGGTGTAACAAATTTGTTGGCAGGACTGAAAGGGAATCCCATGCCCAATGAATTGGAATGTCCCCATTCCCTAGCCACCTGTAGCAGTCAACCCATGCAGTAA
- the LOC140147880 gene encoding glyoxylate reductase/hydroxypyruvate reductase-like isoform X2 — MDSTKYNVLIEKRLLTTFAQNPLKETCKLIPFDDNTQEIDHQYAEKIDGILGVIGLPLVTKCIREESFLNKMPNVKVVISLGAGTDHLNLPLLWKKGIRIATTGKINSGVTAELGFMLLMALARNLKQAMVAAASPETYLAFRQHINGVRLLGSTLGIIGLGSIGYIVAERAAAFKMNILYHNRTRRNQEDENKVQAKYCETIEKLLSQSDFVMLCVPLTDHTKYLIGANELKLMKPSTVLINISRGDVVDQDALVKALQAGAIGGAALDVTTPEPLPADHPLLHMPNVIVTPHAGATKEVVQEINSIAVNNLLAGLKGKPMPQELKYLSHL; from the coding sequence ATGGATTCCACTAAATATAATGTTCTTATTGAGAAGCGTTTACTGACTACATTCGCTCAAAACCCACTAAAGGAAACATGCAAGTTAATTCCCTTCGATGATAATACGCAGGAAATAGATCATCAATATGCAGAGAAGATAGATGGAATCCTTGGAGTCATAGGGTTACCTCTAGTTACCAAATGTATAAGGGAAGAAAGTTTTTTGAATAAGATGCCAAATGTGAAAGTAGTTATTTCCCTTGGGGCCGGCACTGATCATTTAAATCTACCCTTGCTATGGAAGAAAGGCATACGCATTGCCACGACCGGTAAAATCAATTCGGGTGTTACCGCAGAGCTTGGATTCATGCTGCTTATGGCATTAGCTAGAAATCTGAAGCAAGCTATGGTCGCAGCAGCTTCACCAGAAACCTATCTTGCATTCCGTCAGCATATTAACGGTGTACGCTTGTTAGGGTCAACACTAGGCATTATTGGATTGGGCTCTATTGGATATATTGTGGCTGAAAGAGCAGCGGCTTTCAAAATGAATATCTTGTATCATAATCGTACACGTAGAAACCAAGAAGATGAGAACAAGGTACAGGCCAAATATTGTGAGACGATAGAAAAGCTGCTCAGCCAATCAGATTTTGTTATGTTGTGCGTACCTCTTACCGATCACACAAAATATCTCATCGGCGCCAATGAGCTTAAGCTTATGAAACCTAGTACAGTACTTATTAATATAAGTCGAGGTGATGTAGTGGATCAGGATGCGCTGGTGAAAGCTCTCCAAGCGGGTGCTATTGGTGGCGCTGCATTGGATGTGACGACCCCTGAACCACTGCCAGCTGACCATCCATTACTGCACATGCCCAATGTTATTGTCACACCTCATGCTGGTGCTACTAAGGAAGTTGTTCAAGAGATAAACAGCATTGCTGTTAATAATTTGTTGGCAGGGCTGAAAGGGAAACCCATGCCCCAAGAATTGAAATACTTGAGCCACCTGTAG
- the LOC140147882 gene encoding glyoxylate/hydroxypyruvate reductase B-like: protein MDNFIMASTKYYILIEELIPFVHNLVKETCELVTITDYMQDPDRYAEKIEGIIRLVGSPIVSKSLRDERFLSKMPNVKVVVSLGAGTDILNLPLLWKKGIPVATTGKINSGVTAEHGFMLLMASARSLKQAMVAAASPESFVTFRLNNNGIRLLGSTLGIIGLGSVGYFVAEKAAAFKMNILYHNRTRRSQEDENKVQAKYCETIEKLLSQSDFVMLCVPLTDHTKYLIGAKELKLMKPSAVIINISRGDVVDQDALVKALQEGTIGGAALDVMKPEPLPPDHPLLHMPNVIVTPHIAGATREVMQELWSTGVTNLLAGLKGNPMPNELECPIP, encoded by the coding sequence ATGGACAATTTTATTATGGCTTCAACTAAATATTACATTCTTATCGAAGAACTAATTCCTTTTGTTCACAACTTGGTGAAGGAAACATGCGAGTTAGTCACCATCACTGACTATATGCAGGACCCAGATCGATATGCAGAAAAGATAGAGGGAATAATTAGACTAGTAGGTTCACCTATAGTTTCAAAATCTTTGAGGGATGAAAGATTTCTCAGTAAGATGCCAAATGTAAAGGTAGTTGTTTCCCTCGGGGCAGGAACTGACATTTTAAATCTACCTTTGTTGTGGAAGAAAGGCATACCTGTTGCCACGACCGGTAAAATCAATTCGGGTGTTACCGCAGAGCATGGATTCATGCTTCTGATGGCATCAGCTAGAAGTCTAAAGCAAGCTATGGTCGCAGCAGCTTCACCAGAAAGTTTTGTGACGTTCCGTTTGAATAATAATGGTATACGTCTGCTAGGATCAACACTAGGCATTATTGGATTGGGCTCTGTCGGATATTTTGTGGCTGAAAAAGCAGCGGCTTTTAAAATGAATATCTTGTATCATAATCGCACACGTAGAAGCCAAGAAGATGAGAACAAGGTGCAGGCCAAATATTGTGAGACGATAGAAAAGCTGCTCAGCCAATCAGATTTTGTTATGTTGTGCGTACCTCTTACCGATCACACAAAATATCTCATCGGAGCGAAGGAGCTTAAGCTTATGAAACCTAGTGCAGTCATTATTAACATAAGTCGAGGTGATGTGGTGGATCAGGATGCGCTGGTAAAAGCTCTCCAAGAAGGCACTATTGGTGGCGCTGCATTGGACGTGATGAAACCTGAGCCACTGCCTCCGGATCATCCATTGTTGCATATGCCTAATGTTATTGTCACACCTCACATTGCTGGTGCTACTCGTGAAGTTATGCAAGAGCTATGGAGCACTGGTGTAACAAATTTGTTGGCAGGACTGAAAGGGAACCCCATGCCCAATGAATTGGAATGCCCCATTCCCTAG